The Plectropomus leopardus isolate mb chromosome 22, YSFRI_Pleo_2.0, whole genome shotgun sequence genome includes a window with the following:
- the asb13a.1 gene encoding ankyrin repeat and SOCS box protein 13a.1 — protein sequence MEVTAARRSFLCDIGFWADRTALHEAASHGRALQLKQLIESGASVNMVTVDNITPLHEACIQAHPNCARLLLEAGAQVGCRTIHGSTPLCHACASGSLECATLLLEYGAKVNPSLTALTASPLHEACIRGSVDVVKLMIASGAQLEANDVHFGPPLHIACAKGHIDCVKELLSAGANVNSVRFHEIALHHAARVHMVDMIELLLEFGANVYASDNLGKKPVDYTSPASPAHTCLLFYESNPLSLQQLCRITVRRMLGTRASEVIGQLDVSHRIHSYLQYCDHPASLKSDT from the exons ATGGAGGTGACAGCCGCCCGCCGGTCGTTTCTGTGTGATATCG gTTTCTGGGCGGATCGCACCGCCCTGCATGAAGCGGCGTCCCACGGCAGAGCCCTGCAGCTCAAACAGCTGATCGAAAGTGGAGCATCGGTCAACATGGTGACGGTGGACAACATCACTCCGCTCCATGAAGCGTGCATACAGGCTCATCCAAACTGTGCCCGGCTGCTGCTGGAGGCTGGAGCCCAGGT TGGATGTCGGACCATCCACGGCAGCACTCCTCTGTGTCACGCCTGTGCTTCTGGCAGCCTGGAGTGTGCAACGCTGCTTTTGGAGTACGGAGCCAAAGTGAACCCGTCCCTCACAGCTCTCACCGCCTCGCCGCTCCACGAGGCCTGTATACGAG GTAGTGTTGATGTGGTGAAGCTGATGATCGCCAGCGGTGCCCAGCTGGAGGCTAATGATGTCCACTTTGGTCCCCCGCTCCACATCGCCTGTGCTAAAGGACACATAGACTGTGTCAAGGAGCTGCTCAGTGCAG GTGCCAACGTGAACTCAGTCCGCTTCCATGAGATAGCTCTGCACCACGCAGCCCGAGTCCACATGGTGGACATGATcgagctgctgctggagtttGGAGCCAACGTGTACGCCAGCGACAACCTGGGAAAAAAGCCCGTAGACTACACGTCCCCTGCGTCCCCCGCTCACACCTGCCTCTTGTTTTATGAAA GTAATCCTCTGAGCCTGCAGCAGCTTTGCAGAATCACTGTGAGGAGGATGCTGGGTACCAGAGCCTCAGAGGTCATAGGTCAGCTGGACGTATCCCACCGCATCCACAGCTACCTGCAGTACTGCGATCATCCTGCATCGCTAAAGAGTGACACATGA